One window from the genome of Sphaerotilus microaerophilus encodes:
- a CDS encoding nuclear transport factor 2 family protein → MSLDLNLSLDDRLQRALIRSEIETLNAEFAFLIDHDRSDEVPELFTEDGSYGREGGGRSTGRDALRTVYAMRAARGMRTARHLFTNLRLEFVSEREVHGHTILLLYAEDGPPPHPAEANLVSDYRDVYRLGDDDRWRYASRTVTHQFKHPGNKPIVLPLGQA, encoded by the coding sequence ATGAGCCTGGATCTGAACCTGAGTCTGGACGATCGTCTTCAGCGGGCGCTGATCCGCAGCGAGATCGAGACGCTGAACGCCGAATTCGCCTTCCTGATCGACCACGACCGCTCGGACGAGGTGCCCGAGCTCTTCACCGAGGACGGCAGCTACGGCCGTGAGGGGGGAGGACGCAGCACCGGCCGGGATGCGTTGCGCACGGTCTATGCGATGCGTGCGGCCCGCGGGATGCGCACCGCGCGGCACCTGTTCACCAACCTGCGGCTGGAGTTCGTCAGCGAGCGCGAGGTGCACGGCCACACCATCCTGCTGCTCTACGCGGAGGACGGCCCGCCACCGCACCCGGCCGAGGCCAACCTGGTGTCCGACTACCGGGACGTCTACCGCCTGGGCGACGACGACCGCTGGCGCTATGCCTCGCGCACCGTGACGCACCAGTTCAAGCACCCGGGCAACAAGCCCATCGTGCTGCCGCTGGGCCAAGCTTGA